Genomic window (Helianthus annuus cultivar XRQ/B chromosome 3, HanXRQr2.0-SUNRISE, whole genome shotgun sequence):
GTAATCTTATGTTTCTTTTATCCTTTTTTTCCTTTGTGAGATCATGATGTTGATCTTTGTCATGGTGTAGTAGGTACAACTTTGAACAGATCCAAAATCCAGGTACGATATTGTTCCCTGGTGCTGCGTGTATCTTGATTAAGGGTTGTCTTGGTtcttttgatatatttttttctATGTGATTGCATATGTTGACTTTTTTACAGGTTCTTTTTTTATTCATCTACTATTGTATTCACTTTGAAGTTGGTTATAGGAACAAATTCAGATGGCAAAAGAACTGATTAATGACGTTATGTATCAGGTTTCTTTGCATTCTTCATCTTTTAAGTTTTACCTTGAATTGCAACTCATAGCAATATTTTACTAAATGTTTGTTATTGTAGGCAATGTTAAACGTTAACATGTAAATTTGTGTGCAGAGTTTGGGCAGCAATATGAGTGTTGCTACCTCTTTATCGACACACATGTACATAATGTTCCTCTTTTAAATATTGATATATTCCTTTTTGTAAATTATACATATCATATTTACTCATTCAACAGGTTAGTGCAACACAAGCCATTACTAGGAAACTAGATCAACCACACTTTgacatgaaaatatattactcCTTTTTTCAGGTTACCATTTTTGTTTCTTATATTACTCCTGTTTCATCTTTCATTACCCTTAATATGCTCACATGTAATTTAGTACTCATACAAGATTTTTAACAAGCTATCAACAGCCCACTGGCTTTCATTACACTACCACTGGCTATACATCCAGAATTAGTTGATAAACTTATCAATTCTTTGAATTTCAAATAAGTTTGGATAAGTGTGGTTTATACATTTTAATGCGTCGTACTCCTAATTGGGTTAGGATTGGAGTTATTATAAATAGTCTGATAGGGGCAGGGCTATTGTTTATGGGTTTTTTTTCCGGTTTATTCATATTATGAAAGTATCGATAAAAAATGGAAGGAAATTTGGCAAAAAGGAAAAGTGCTCTTTGATGTTCGGTAAAATGGTGAACGGTATTGGGGTGTTCCTCATGGGTTAGCCGGGATTATGTCCGTTCTCATGCATTTTGATCTTAAACAGGATGCTCATGAAGATGCAGATGTGAAGAACACTTTTAAATACATGATCAACAATCGTTTCTCGAGTGGGAATTACCCGCGTGATGAAGAGAGGAAGAGTGATGACGTTTTGTATTGGTGTCATGGAGCACCTGGAGTAGCCCTCATATTAGTCAAAGCTGCGGAGGTAATAAAAGGTTTCATCTTTGAGGGGCTTATCCATCTTTTTTTATCATAAGGTTCCATAAAGCTACCCAAAACACTACTTGAAACTGATACAAAATAAACCAGCTTGTGTTTGGTTGCCCTTTTAACACTTGTAATTATAGGCTGGGCTACTAAGTGCATATATTATAAAGAAGTTATTTTTTGCAGTTGGTGTATGTTAACATTACATTATGATATGTCTCATATGCATATGGTTTTTCAAAAAATGCTTATAGGTGTTACAAAAGTCAACTGCAGGCTTGGGAACGAAGACACAACACATATAAGGGCTCAAGATCACACATGGGAAACACAATGGTACTCGGCTCTTGAAGAACCTTGCTGCAAACATCTAATTCTGTCACTGTAAAATTGTCTGAAAATATAAACCTAACTACTTAAATTCATAAATACATAGAACACCATGAATCCACACCCCTTTTTCCTTTTATTTTACAGTGTTTTAAACTCTTGTGACTTCTATTTGTTTATCATGCTTATTTTTTGTGCCAAATATCACAATGCAGAGTTATGTGGATGGTCGACATCGACACTTTGATGAGGTTAGTTTTTTTAAAGGATTACGGAGTTGTATTGGTTGATTATTTTGTGGTCACATATTCTATTGAGTTTTTCATTGTCATGAAAGTGAATCATGATGTTGTTGGAGATATAGAAAAAAAAGGCTAAAAATCTAGAAGTTGTCACGACGTTTATGTTTTAGTAAATTTTTTTAGTATATGTTTTTTAGTAAATTGTTTGTTTTAAATGATTTGacctaaattatataaattcACGCGTTTATGTTTTTTCtaatacttgatttctttttatgatggttgactttgcgAGAACTAACGGAGCATTAGTGTCAAGAATGGGCTGCGATTCGAATTCAGTCGGTTTTTCGCTCTTTTTTGGTAATTTCTAAACCTTgaatattaatttttaacatgcTATGCTACTGAGAGAATATAAACTTGACTATATTTTGTGTTTTGATATGATATAAAACTTGATGCTTTGATCGAGATTGGGTACCTAACTGATGTTAAACATCATGCTCATATTGGTTGGGATATATAGTTTTgtcatttcttttgttttttttatgcttttgttttttttatgctttttgtttttgtttttgttttatgatgtgttttgttttttttatgctttttgttTTTTAACTGATGTTAACCCATTTGACATATGCTACAGACAAAAATGGATGCCAAAAGCAGGGAAGTACAATCTACAGCCAGCTGAAAAAGCAACATTTTACTATTGtgtgaaagacagcttgcttgctgcagtctctataatGTATCAACACTCTACAAACACTGTTTGGAAGACAGCACTGTTTGAAAGACAGCATGCTTGAAAGACAGCATGCTTGCTTCAGTCTCTATAAATAATTCAGAGATATCAACACTCTACAAACACTTTACAAACCctcaactacactcaactgaAATTGTAAGTTTATCTCAGTTGAACTAATCCTACTTTCAAAACATCAACCTAACAACTTCTATTTACTTCGATTTCAGAATATATCAACTCTTTGCATCTGGATCTTGCGTTGTTTCTCGGCTCTCACATCAAGGTTTTAAATTTTTTGTCGGCTTTTCACATCTCCCTCTTGCATTGTTGTAAGTTCTTTCAAATTTCTTGGTTTTTTTGTAACTTTTAACTGTAGCTTTTAACTTTAGAAGGTTGTAAATGTTGAAATAACTGGGGTTTTTGGATCTGTATTGTTTAACTgcctcttttttttttattaaaaagtcaAGCTAATAGTTTTAGATCCAGATTTGATACAAACTGAATGTGTGTTTATCGAAAATTCTATACAAACTGAATTCGTATTTGTTTAACCTTTTGTAATTGATATTATCCCATGATTATATCTCCTATTGAAAATTATTTTTAGATCCAGATttgcatttaaaaaaaaataaaaaccgtTACACAGTTGCAATAATATGAAACTTACACTGATGTGATACCATCAAATAAAAAATAATCATGTTGTTTGTATATGTTATTCATTACGGAATCTCATAGTATAGTTAGTGGTACGCATTGGTCTACTCATGTAGTGAAACAAAATATAGGTCTTAAATACCTAAATTAAACTACTCATATAAAATATAGGTCTTAAATACTTCCTCAAAATAAAACCTGAGTTATATCGTTTGTTGTTTAGATGCCAAAGACAACATTCTACAAGCTACTCGATATGGGGTAACGCTTTCAGCCACCTTAGTCGGATAGCGCCCCTCATATCGCCCTAGCTCCGTAAAAGAAAGGGCGTCGTCATTGCCACCACCAAGCCCTTAACGGGAGCTAGAAGGAGACTTTGGTGGGGTCGTGTATAAACCAATAACAGCAAGGGTACATttgtataaagattttccaaaacACTTTACTTGGAATGGAAGCACACGCCATTGGAGTCATCGTTTCGGTAAAAAAACAAAGAGGTCGTATCGTTTCCGCTAATCCAGCCGAAGGAGAAAGGTACTACTTACGCCTACTTTTGTCAAATGTCAGAGGGCCTACTTCTTTCGAACATCTTTGCACAGTTAATGGTCAACGGTGTGCGACATTTCGGAAAACAGCTCTTGAGTTAGGCTTAATAGAAGACGATGAATATCTATCACAATGTCTCGAAGAAGCCTCTACGTTTCAGTTTCCCAATGCTCTTAGAAGGTTATTTGCGACCATAATGATTTTTTGCCAACCTGGAGATATTCGAAAGTTATGGAATGACCACTTTGATTCACTATCTGAAGATCATCGGTTACACTGTCAAAGTATAGAACGAGTTCAAAATATGGTTCTTACCGAAATAAGTGTCTTGGTACAATCCATGGGTAAAAATTTCAATGAATTCGATCTTCCTAAGATAACAGACGATGTTAACTTACAAGATACAGGTTATCGTGAGTTACAAGAAGAGTATGGGATTGTTTTGGAACCTGAACACTTGAGTGCCAAACATTCACTTAATCCGGACCAAAAAAACGTGTTTGATGAGATCATGATGCATGTTGATAATGATCTTCCAGGCGTGTTCTTTATTGATGGTCCAGGTGGAACTGGAAAAACATTTTTGTACATTGCCTTGCTTGCTGAAATTCGGTCACGTGGTCTTATTGCTCTCGCAACAGCTTCATCAGGTGCAGCGGCTAATAATATGCCAGGAGGTAGAACGGCTCACTCGAGATTCAAGATTCCTCTTAATCTTGAAAATAACTCAATGTGCAATATTAAAAAACAGAGTGGGGCCGCTAAACTGATTCGCTCTGCCAAAATAATCATATGGGATGAAGCGTCGATGGCTAAACGACAAGCGATAGAGGCAGTCGATCGTACATTCCAAGACATTATAGGTGTTAGTCTCCCATTTggtcagtggcggagcttgaccaaaactttcgagggggcgtaaagtaATGGGACCCAAAAAacttttttcctatcgttatgtttcggtTCGAATTGGGTTGGCTATTCGATTCAaatcgggtcaaataataatagttccaaataaaacaaagtgtatatttaCCACACTACCCATCATTTATgtacaaagtttataaatatttagaatatacaatttaggaaaaataatctagggggcgatcctatataattttaaaattttcggacgaaaaatcggaacttgtacacttctaaccgaaatattggggtgggcgggtgcacccccgagcACCCACTATCCTCCGCCTCTGCATTTGGTGGAAAGATAATGGTTATGGGAGGTGACTTCAGACAGGTGTTGCCGGTTATCAAACGTGGCACTCGAGCACAGATTGTAGACTCCAGCGTACGAATGTCACCTCGTTGGTCTTTGACTAAGAAGATGCGGTTGACCATAAATATGAGAGCGCTGAAAGATCCACGGTTTTCTAAATTTCTTTTAAGAGTCGGTGATGGAACTGAAGAACCAATCGAAGGAAACTATATCCGCATACCCGATGACATGACAATTCAGTGCAACAACAGAGAAAACGCTATAAAAGAATTGATCCATGCCATCTTTCCATCAATTGAAGATAATGTATATTCTTCAGATTATATAATCTCTAGAGCAATATTGTCCACTAAAAATGATAGTGTTGACGAGATTAATAATCAAATGATTGaaatttttcaaggggaggaaaAAGTTTATTACAGTTTTGATGAAGCTGAAGACGATCAGCGCAACTTCTATCCGGTCGAGTTCTTAAATTCGCTAAATGTTAGTGGTTTGCCGCCTCATAAGCTTCATTTAAAAATTGGATGCCCAATAATATTGTTACGTAATATCGATCCATCACATGGCCTGTGTAATGGCACGCGGTTGATATGTAAGGGTTTCATGCGAAATGTTATTGATGCGGAAATTGCAGTCGGTCAACATGCCGGAAAAAGAGTTTTTTTGCCAAGAATCCCTCTAACCCTTTCTGAAGATGACATGTTCCCATTCAAGctgaaaagaaaacaatttccaATTCGACTTAGCTTTTCCATGATGATTAATAAAGATCAAGGTCAAACAATTCCGAACGTTGGTATTTATCTACCGGATTCTGTATTTTCACATGGACAACTTTATGTCGCGTTATCAAGAGGGATTTCAAGACAAAGTACGAAGGTGTTGGTACATCTCGCCAAAGAATTCAAACAACGCGGAGTTTACACATCAAATGTTGTCTACCAGGAAGTGTTGCGTGATTAATTAATCGCATCCGTATCAAAACGAAGGTAAGTTAGTAGATTTTGTGCCTTATTTGCTTCCTGAAATTACTTTTTAATTACTATTTTAAAGCACCTGTAAGCGTGTAACATTTTGTTATGTGTCGAAATCTGGTACAGGAGAGGAGAAGATACAAGAAAGTCATAAGCGAACGGATGTATTGGTAaaacaggaagagatacaagagactccccgcattttgtttttattgttttgtccAGCTACTTGACtgttttgaactcttcttgtttttaattacatCTACTTCCTTGTTTTGTACTATTCTTGTAGAAgatcacgaataagaaaactaacttaagtactatacgatatatcacgagacgacggataaactaacggtaaacgagtatcctattgtaaat
Coding sequences:
- the LOC110929104 gene encoding ATP-dependent DNA helicase PIF1-like; this encodes MVMGGDFRQVLPVIKRGTRAQIVDSSVRMSPRWSLTKKMRLTINMRALKDPRFSKFLLRVGDGTEEPIEGNYIRIPDDMTIQCNNRENAIKELIHAIFPSIEDNVYSSDYIISRAILSTKNDSVDEINNQMIEIFQGEEKVYYSFDEAEDDQRNFYPVEFLNSLNVSGLPPHKLHLKIGCPIILLRNIDPSHGLCNGTRLICKGFMRNVIDAEIAVGQHAGKRVFLPRIPLTLSEDDMFPFKLKRKQFPIRLSFSMMINKDQGQTIPNVGIYLPDSVFSHGQLYVALSRGISRQSTKVLVHLAKEFKQRGVYTSNVVYQEVLRD